One part of the Desulfonema ishimotonii genome encodes these proteins:
- the xseB gene encoding exodeoxyribonuclease VII small subunit has translation MAAKQTFEKAMQRLENIVQELETGDLPLEKAMEKFEEGVRLSRFCSQKLDETEQKITLLMQDEAGEIREKPFEAQ, from the coding sequence ATGGCAGCAAAACAGACATTTGAGAAAGCAATGCAGCGGCTTGAGAATATCGTTCAGGAACTTGAAACCGGCGATCTGCCCCTTGAAAAGGCGATGGAAAAATTTGAGGAGGGGGTCCGGCTTTCCCGGTTCTGTTCACAGAAGCTGGATGAAACAGAGCAGAAGATCACCCTGCTCATGCAGGATGAGGCGGGGGAGATCCGTGAAAAACCGTTTGAAGCACAATAG
- the dxs gene encoding 1-deoxy-D-xylulose-5-phosphate synthase: MSLLEKIDSPADLKRLKRSELPKLAGEIRRTIVDVVSRNGGHLASSLGAVELSIALHYVFETPADKIIWDVGHQSYAHKLLTGRRDRFPSLRQHDGLCGFTRISESEHDAFTTGHSSTSISAGLGMACGKRLKKESEKVISVIGDGSMTAGIAYEGLNQAGGLHKDENLLVILNDNDMSISPNVGALSSFLSRTLSAKYLQGFRKELGEFLKSLPRIGDDMYKFAKRSEESFKTFVTPGMLFEAFNFDYFGPINGHNLNHLIDILQNIRELSEPVLLHVTSKKGKGYAPAEKNPVYFHGVGCFEVETGVCVRKGVSVPTYTNVFGDAMVALGASDDNIIAVTAAMPEGTGLAKFAAAYPDRFFDVGIAEQHGVTFAAGMATEGFKPVVAIYSTFLQRAYDQILHDVCIESIPVIFAIDRGGIVGEDGATHHGLFDLSYLRSLPNMVVMAPKDENELYRMLVTALKHDGPIALRYPRGSAVGVPLDTSPLPLPMGKGEVLTDGDDLLILAIGSSVREALEARSALSDEGILATVINCRFVKPLDMALIGPLVERIPRVITVEENVRQGGFGSAVLEGLNDAEVTGFRLRRIGVRDTFVEHGPQKALRSQYEVDAQAIIRAAETMTDSMNDKKAASCV, translated from the coding sequence TTGAGCCTTTTGGAAAAAATTGATTCACCCGCAGATTTGAAACGCCTGAAGCGGTCGGAGCTTCCGAAACTGGCCGGAGAAATTCGCCGGACGATCGTTGATGTCGTATCCCGAAACGGCGGGCATCTGGCCTCAAGCCTCGGCGCAGTGGAACTGAGCATCGCACTTCACTATGTTTTTGAAACACCGGCGGATAAGATTATCTGGGATGTGGGGCATCAGTCCTATGCCCACAAACTCCTGACCGGCCGGCGGGACCGGTTTCCCAGTCTGCGGCAGCATGACGGACTTTGCGGTTTCACCCGCATCAGCGAGAGCGAACATGACGCATTTACGACCGGCCACAGCAGCACCTCTATCTCGGCCGGCCTGGGCATGGCCTGCGGAAAGCGCCTGAAAAAAGAGAGCGAAAAGGTGATCTCGGTGATCGGCGACGGTTCCATGACTGCGGGAATTGCCTATGAGGGGCTGAACCAGGCAGGCGGGCTGCACAAAGACGAGAACCTGCTCGTCATTCTGAACGATAACGACATGTCGATTTCGCCCAATGTGGGGGCTCTCTCCTCCTTTCTGAGTCGGACACTGTCGGCAAAATACCTTCAGGGCTTTCGCAAAGAACTGGGCGAATTCCTCAAATCGCTGCCCAGAATCGGCGATGACATGTATAAATTTGCCAAGCGCTCGGAGGAATCCTTCAAGACCTTTGTCACCCCGGGAATGCTCTTTGAAGCCTTCAATTTTGACTATTTCGGGCCGATTAACGGGCACAATCTCAACCATCTGATCGACATCCTGCAAAATATCCGGGAACTCTCCGAGCCGGTCCTGCTCCACGTCACCTCCAAAAAGGGCAAAGGCTACGCACCTGCTGAAAAAAATCCGGTCTATTTCCACGGGGTCGGCTGCTTTGAAGTGGAGACCGGCGTCTGTGTCAGAAAGGGGGTCTCGGTCCCCACCTACACCAACGTGTTCGGGGATGCCATGGTGGCCCTGGGGGCATCCGACGACAACATCATCGCCGTCACCGCAGCCATGCCGGAGGGTACGGGGCTGGCAAAGTTTGCCGCCGCCTATCCGGACCGGTTCTTCGACGTGGGAATTGCCGAACAGCATGGCGTGACCTTTGCCGCAGGCATGGCCACCGAGGGCTTCAAACCGGTGGTGGCGATCTACTCCACATTTCTCCAGCGGGCCTACGACCAGATATTGCACGATGTCTGCATCGAGTCGATTCCGGTGATTTTCGCCATCGACCGGGGCGGCATTGTCGGCGAAGACGGCGCCACCCACCACGGCCTCTTTGACCTCTCTTATCTCAGAAGTCTGCCCAACATGGTGGTGATGGCCCCCAAAGACGAAAACGAGCTTTACCGGATGCTGGTAACCGCCCTGAAACATGATGGCCCCATTGCCCTCCGCTACCCCAGGGGCAGCGCGGTCGGTGTGCCCCTGGATACGTCTCCCCTCCCCCTGCCCATGGGAAAGGGAGAGGTGCTGACCGACGGGGACGATCTGCTGATCCTTGCCATCGGCAGTTCGGTGCGTGAGGCCCTGGAGGCCCGTTCTGCCCTGTCAGATGAGGGCATTCTCGCCACGGTGATCAACTGCCGGTTTGTCAAGCCGCTGGACATGGCCCTGATCGGGCCGCTGGTGGAAAGAATTCCCCGTGTGATCACGGTAGAGGAAAACGTGCGCCAGGGCGGATTCGGGAGCGCCGTCCTGGAAGGACTGAACGACGCGGAAGTCACCGGGTTCAGACTCAGACGCATCGGGGTGCGGGACACTTTCGTGGAGCATGGGCCTCAGAAAGCGCTCCGGTCCCAATACGAGGTTGACGCCCAGGCGATTATCCGGGCGGCAGAGACGATGACAGACAGTATGAATGACAAAAAGGCTGCAAGCTGTGTATGA
- a CDS encoding TlyA family RNA methyltransferase: MAGKQRLDLRIVQEGLAQSRQRAQALIMAGKVRVNNVPVDKPGAQVSADDVIVLKGGDIPYVSRGGLKLEGALADFDIRVDGWVCLDVGASTGGFTDCLLQHGAKHVFAVDVGYGQLAWTLRQDSRVTAIERTNIRHMAEDALDCRVDLVTIDASFISLKIVVPSVLKFMKEHACILALIKPQFEVGKGKVGKGGVVRDPMLHDEVIRDLWGFSEDMGLKCRGVVPSPVLGPRGNKEFVIFLSQGETDG; the protein is encoded by the coding sequence ATGGCTGGAAAACAGCGACTTGATCTTCGTATTGTTCAGGAAGGACTGGCCCAGAGCAGGCAGCGTGCCCAGGCCCTGATCATGGCCGGTAAGGTAAGGGTGAACAACGTGCCGGTGGACAAGCCGGGGGCACAGGTTTCGGCAGATGATGTCATTGTGCTGAAGGGTGGCGATATCCCCTATGTCAGCCGGGGCGGCCTTAAGCTGGAGGGGGCGCTCGCCGATTTTGACATCCGCGTGGACGGATGGGTCTGTCTCGATGTGGGCGCTTCCACAGGCGGCTTCACGGATTGTCTGCTCCAGCATGGCGCGAAACACGTCTTTGCCGTGGATGTGGGGTATGGCCAGCTGGCATGGACACTGCGACAGGATTCGCGTGTGACCGCCATTGAGCGGACCAATATCCGGCACATGGCCGAAGATGCCCTGGATTGCAGGGTCGACCTGGTGACCATCGACGCCTCTTTTATTTCGCTGAAAATCGTCGTGCCCTCGGTGCTGAAGTTTATGAAGGAACACGCCTGCATTCTCGCCCTGATCAAGCCCCAGTTCGAGGTCGGCAAAGGAAAGGTCGGCAAGGGCGGTGTGGTGCGGGATCCGATGCTGCACGATGAGGTCATCAGGGATTTGTGGGGATTTTCCGAGGATATGGGGCTGAAATGCAGGGGCGTGGTCCCCTCCCCTGTTCTCGGTCCCAGGGGAAATAAGGAATTTGTCATCTTTCTTTCCCAGGGAGAGACAGACGGATAG